The following is a genomic window from Strigops habroptila isolate Jane chromosome 18, bStrHab1.2.pri, whole genome shotgun sequence.
TCTTTCCCAAATCCAGGAGCAACTTGAGGTGCCCAAATCCCACTTGGCACGTGGATGGGGTTTAAAGCGCTTCTACTGTTGGGGTGTAAGAAAACGGGGACCTGTTGGGGGTGCAGGGATCAGAGGTTGTCCCTGGAGCACATCTCTGGGTGCTGGAGCATTTTCCAGCACTGGCTCCTGCAgagccaaaaaaccccaaccctttTGACCAGAATTGAACTATTTCTATCAGATCAGttgaagggagaaagaagcaaaactcGGAGCCTTTTGGCTTCCTTGCAGGAAGTCTGAAGTGCAGGTTTGGGAGCAGACTGAAGCTGCCTCGCTCAGGCTGGCtcagcttcatttctcttttcccagggGAATGCACACACGCATAcatgtgcaaacacacacatgcacatgcatgtgcacaaaGGCACATGtacacagacacatgcacacgCTCTGTCTTCTCTACGGCAAACAAATATCCCCAGCACCAGTCAAAACACTGATTCAGAACAACTGTTGGTGGCTGTGGttgttgctgcttctttcccttaCCCACAGCCCCGCCATGGCTGGAAACGGTGACTGGGAACTAACAGCAGACCCttaaattaagaagaaaaatcacatttcacCTTCCCATGGGAAGGGCAGGAGCACTCTTCCCAGTGGTTCTGCCAGGAATGAAACCTCTCCCTGCTCGCAACGCGCTGAGCATCAAAAGATGCTCCGGGAGCATGTCACTGGgaggggtgctgtggggcagggttgggtgctgtggggcaggtcCGGGTGCTCGGTGGGGCAGCGCTCGGTGCTGTgcggtgctgtggggcaggtccgggtgctgtggggcagcgctgggtgctgtgtggtgctgttGGGGCAGGTccgggtgctgtggggcagcgctcggtgctgtggggcagcgcTGGGTGCTGTgaggtgctgtggggcagcgctgggtgctgtgggtgtctCTGTAGCGGTGACTGATCGGGGCGGCGCCAGCGCTGGGGGCGGACTTTTTGAGAAGAGCCTCCGCTCCTCAGAGCCGCGGCGGCCGCCGGAGCACTTGAGCGGCTGCTTCTCGCTCTCCGCCcgcaggaggaggaagaggaggaagaagaggcttCGCTGCCGCCTCTCCGCTCCTCCGCCCCTCTTCCCCTTCCGCCCCACACCTTTATGGACGAGCGCCGGAGCTTGCTCCACTCTCcggctgcctcctcctgcagccgCCATCCGCGGGGCGGCTCGACCAGCAGCCACCACAACCTGGGCTACACCGAGCCGctgccccccgccgccccgcagCCGGCCCCCgagcaagaggaggaagaaggtgacGAAGGGGAGGAAGGCAGCATGACCGTGGtgggaggcggcggcggcggcggcggcggcgaccCTTTGCTGGAGGAaccacagcagcatcctcacCCTGTGCTCGGGGGGGACCGCTACGATCACCCCCAGACTCCGGCCGCCGTCCCCACGGGTCAGCCCGCGGGCGGCGGGGAGCACGAGTGCTGCGAGCGGGTGGTGATCAACATCTCGGGGTTGAGGTTCGAGACCCAGCTGAAGACCCTGGCGCAGTTCCCCGAGACGCTGCTGGGGGACCCTCGGAAGCGGATGCGCTACTTCGACCCCCTGCGCAATGAGTACTTCTTCGACCGTAACCGCCCCAGTTTCGACGCCATCCTCTACTACTACCAGTCGGGTGGGCGCATCCGGAGACCAGTCAATGTCCCCATTGACATCTTCTCCGAGGAGATCCGCTTCTACCAGCTTGgagaggaggccatggagaagTTCCGGGAGGATGAAGGGTTCATTCGGGAGGAGCAGCGGCCGCTTCCCGAAAAGGAGTTTCAGCGCCAAGTGTGGCTCCTATTTGAATATCCCGAGAGCTCTGGGCCAGCCCGAGGCATTGCCATTGTCTCTGTCCTGGTCATTCTTATCTCTATTGTCATCTTCTGTCTGGAGACCCTGCCAGAATTCAGGGATGACCACGACTATGAGGGAACTGGGGGGACCTTTGGGATGGGTGGTGGTCCTCTCCCACCTGATGTATTCACCAACTCCTCGTCCCCGACTGCTTCCATGGTGTCATCCTTCACTGACCCTTTCTTTGTGGTGGAGACCTTGTGCATCATCTGGTTCTCCTTCGAGCTGCTGGTTCGTTTCTTTGCCTGCCCTAGCAAGGCCACCTTCTCCAAGAACATCATGAACATCATTGACATTGTGGCCATCATTCCCTACTTCATCACGCTGGGCACCGAGCTGGCTGAGAGGCAGGGCAATGGCCAGCAAGCCATGTCCTTGGCCATCCTCAGAGTCATCCGTCTGGTCAGGGTCTTCCGTATCTTCAAGCTGTCCCGGCACTCCAAGGGGCTGCAGATCCTGGGGCAGACCCTCAAAGCCAGCATGCgggagctgggcttgctcatcttcttcctcttcatcgGCGTCATCCTCTTCTCCAGTGCTGTCTACTTCGCAGAAGCCGATGACCCCAGTTCAGGTTTCAGTAGCATCCCCGATGCCTTCTGGTGGGCTGTGGTGACCATGACCACAGTGGGCTACGGGGACATGCACCCCATCACCATTGGGGGCAAGATTGTGGGGTCTCTCTGTGCCATCGCAGGGGTACTGACCATCGCCCTTCCCGTGCCTGTCATAGTCTCCAATTTCAACTACTTCTACCACCGGGAGACAGAAGGTGAGGAACAAGCCCAGTACATGCACGTCGGGAGCTGCCAGCACCTCTCCTCCAGCGAGGAGATGAGGAAGGCTCGCAGCAATTCCACCCTCAGCAAGTCCGAGTACATGGTGATCGAGGAAGGGGGGATCAACCACAGTGCATTCAAACAGGCTGCCTTTAAAACAGGCAACTGCACAACCACGAACAATCCCAACTGTGTGAACATCAAAAAGATCTTTACggatgtttaaaaaacaaccccctcccccctcaaccaaacccaaccaaacagcACCAAAATCTGAGGATGAGgtaaaaaatcaaaccaacaataataatgCAAAGTGACTGTGTCCTCGGTGTTGTGTGGAACATGCACCATCGTCGGTCTCTGTGTGCCCTCGGGTttagacttttatttttttagcttctTCCTTTCTAAAGAGCCAAATAAAGGATTTCAGAATCTCCAGAGAACAACGCAAAggtaaaagagaaggaagatgaagacaaaACCCACTTACTGCCGAAACAAGTGGTTGTTCTGCAACGTGTTGCAgggctgcttttgttttcttgcctttgggGACCTCTCGCTTTGCTCCCGAATTTCCCCCCCGCTTTCCCTAAGGCAGCGTGTAGCCGATTTCCCTTCCATCACATAAACTCACTTGTTGGATTAACAACCCCAGACTGGGTGGGGAGACGAGGAAAACATGTTGCAGAGCATGCTGGAAGCGGGGTGGGAGGAAATGACCATTTAATTTTGCAGAGTCTCTTGTTACCACATTGTTAAATGATGCTTAATATCAAAACGTGATGTGCCATTACGGGCACATCACAgattccctttctccttctttagATGGTTTAGGAAATCCTAATCTGATTGGAGACCGAGTGCAGCCACTGCTGATTGAAATAGAGAAAACCAACCTCCAAACCCTCATTTTCTATTCTTAATTCCCTTCCCCTGTAACCCTTTGGCATCATTTCATCCAACATCAGATCTGCGGCCATGCAACGGGTCTGGGTgcggggaggagggaggtgaaAGGGGATGGTTACAGGAGCTGATGGTGCACGGGGAGCGATGCCGGCGTGGACCAGGGGATGCAGGATCCGTGATGAGCTCCTCTGCAGCCTCCAACAACCCGGCTGGAGACAAAGGGATATTTCCTccttgtgttttgggtttgggagAGATGCAGCCGCTTATCGCAAGGAGATTAAAGTGGTGAACACGCCTTCCAGCGGAAGTCACTGATTCGGACCGGAGTGATGCAGTTGCCATGGCGACCCTGGTTTCCTGGGAAACCCCCAAAGGTTGTCATGGCATCCCTTCTCCCATCCCCCTTGAGCCTCGCTCTTCCCGCAAAAAAACCTTTCCAGATGGTTCCAGCCCCATCATCCCGCAGGACAccgcagctcagccctgctACGTGACCCCATCCCAGCACTCCATTCCCAGCCCATGGCCCCGATGTGGCTTCCCTCTGCTGAATAAAGCTCCCGTAGGCAATAAgcacaccccaaacccacccctcCCTGCAGAGGAACTCACACCTTGGCACTGAGATTTGGGGATGGAGCCTCATCTGCAAACACCAAGAACAGCCCTGCGCCCCATGTATTCCCTAAATCCCGTGTGAAATGACTCTGAGCAGCCAGCGGGAAAGCTCGGCTGAGAAACTCCGGCAGCTTTTGGAAACCAGATGTGTAAAGAGCAGGATGGAAAAGTAACCAAACCCCCACCGGGATAAACACACCGGCTTCATCCTTACGTGTGCACCAGGGGCCATGGGACATCTGATGGGATCAGGTGAGCTTTGCACGGGGTAGTGTCTAATAGCACCATGAAGGAATGTTGATTTTGGGGACAAACCTCGTGCTTTCCACTGcttagctttatttttccactccccctgctgctctgggatATTTCTGTGTTAAAGTGGGATAACATCCCCTAGCTCCTCTgattatatttgcttttttagtgCTACACACAGGATGAAAACcctgctgcttatttttttgcAGCTGGATTTCTTCAATTCTGGTGCTAAAAAGGTTCTTTGCAGTGGTTTAATGCTTCAATCTGACCTCTGCCGTCGAAGCAGGCTGAAAGCAGCGCCttggctccagctctgctctgtt
Proteins encoded in this region:
- the LOC115602256 gene encoding potassium voltage-gated channel subfamily A member 3-like — its product is MDERRSLLHSPAASSCSRHPRGGSTSSHHNLGYTEPLPPAAPQPAPEQEEEEGDEGEEGSMTVVGGGGGGGGGDPLLEEPQQHPHPVLGGDRYDHPQTPAAVPTGQPAGGGEHECCERVVINISGLRFETQLKTLAQFPETLLGDPRKRMRYFDPLRNEYFFDRNRPSFDAILYYYQSGGRIRRPVNVPIDIFSEEIRFYQLGEEAMEKFREDEGFIREEQRPLPEKEFQRQVWLLFEYPESSGPARGIAIVSVLVILISIVIFCLETLPEFRDDHDYEGTGGTFGMGGGPLPPDVFTNSSSPTASMVSSFTDPFFVVETLCIIWFSFELLVRFFACPSKATFSKNIMNIIDIVAIIPYFITLGTELAERQGNGQQAMSLAILRVIRLVRVFRIFKLSRHSKGLQILGQTLKASMRELGLLIFFLFIGVILFSSAVYFAEADDPSSGFSSIPDAFWWAVVTMTTVGYGDMHPITIGGKIVGSLCAIAGVLTIALPVPVIVSNFNYFYHRETEGEEQAQYMHVGSCQHLSSSEEMRKARSNSTLSKSEYMVIEEGGINHSAFKQAAFKTGNCTTTNNPNCVNIKKIFTDV